From a single Callithrix jacchus isolate 240 chromosome 5, calJac240_pri, whole genome shotgun sequence genomic region:
- the SMIM48 gene encoding uncharacterized protein SMIM48 isoform X1, whose amino-acid sequence MADGLFQRRPWGPEQIRPDAKSEGLFDKPPPEDPPAARAPRSASAAGKKAGRRAGGRAQGGRAGQPPKAAARPQLKEEAPPLDEGCYLDHFPHLSIFIYAAIAFSITSCIFTYIHLQLA is encoded by the coding sequence ATGGCTGACGGACTCTTTCAGCGCAGACCCTGGGGTCCGGAGCAGATTCGCCCGGACGCCAAGTCCGAAGGCCTGTTTGACAAGCCTCCCCCGGAGGACCCTCCCGCTGCCCGCGCGCCCAGGTCCGCGTCGGCTGCTGGCAAGAAGGCTGGTCGGCGCGCGGGCGGGAGGGCGCAAGGGGGCCGCGCCGGGCAGCCCCCGAAGGCCGCAGCGCGCCCCCAGCTCAAGGAGGAGGCGCCTCCACTGGACGAGGGCTGCTATCTCGACCATTTTCCGCACCTCTCCATCTTCATCTACGCGGCCATCGCCTTCTCCATCACCTCCTGCATCTTTACCTATATCCATTTACAGCTTGCCTAA
- the SMIM48 gene encoding uncharacterized protein SMIM48 isoform X2, with amino-acid sequence MADGLFQRRPWGPEQIRPDAKSEGLFDKPPPEDPPAARAPRRSQLCPGVGPAERGGERAAGVAGTWDSTLLWPPGGVETHSWRSCLTRRLRFGSVQDSWDLWLQTPLGR; translated from the exons ATGGCTGACGGACTCTTTCAGCGCAGACCCTGGGGTCCGGAGCAGATTCGCCCGGACGCCAAGTCCGAAGGCCTGTTTGACAAGCCTCCCCCGGAGGACCCTCCCGCTGCCCGCGCGCCCAG GAGGAGCCAGCTGTGTCCCGGAGTTGGCCCCGCCGAGAGAGGAGGAGAGCGCGCCGCAGGCGTAGCTGGAACGTGGGACTCG ACTTTGTTGTGGCCGCCCGGAGGAGTCGAGACTCATAGCTGGAGGAGCTGTCTTACCAGGAGACTACGCTTTGGAAGTGTCCAGGACTCATGGGACCTGTGGCTGCAGACCCCACTGGGACGCTGA